The following is a genomic window from Psychrobacter immobilis.
TAATCTATAAACGTCTGCGTCGTCTCACCCGAATTTTTATCAATCATCTTATAGTCACCGCTTTCCCAGTAACCTCCACTGACCAAATACTGATTTAACGGGGCAATCTGACCTACGTACTCAAAAATCTGATACCCATCATTATCTACATTCTTATCAGTGAACGTTACTACCTTGCCAGCAGTTGGAATGGATATCACCCCATTTCTCTTTTTAATACTTTCATCTTTTGATAAAAAATCAACGGCAAGTGGACGTTTCTTCTCAAACAAAGCCTTATCAATTAGCTCTATTTTTAGGTAATCGTTAAGTGCTTTGCCATTTTCAAAAGTCTCGTAGTCTTCGCCAATGGATAGATATGCTAGTATGTCTAAATCTTTGGACGTTAGCGAGGCAGGTATAGTAGAATCCGTTTGCTCTTTTCTCACAAAGACCTTTTCCCATTTAACAACGTCTGTCTCTACAATGCCATCATTGTCCTCGTCATACTCTCTACGAATTCTGTCTTGCACCGCATACCAGTCCTTTCTATCTTCAATGACGTCTAACTTCTCACCAAAGGCATAGCTTTTCACTTTTCGAGCAGCACCGCTTGGTAACTGACGTGCGATTGCCCCATCTTTTGCCGTCACATAAACGTGTTTCAATACAGTCGTATCATCGTAGTCAATCTCGATACCATCACGATTGTACTGTGCCAAAAGTGCTGCCGATATGGGTTTATTGAGGTCAATGATGACGTTTTGACTTGCCACTGCTGAATGATAGCTAAACATCGTTAGACATAGAATAATAGAAGAAAAAATGTAAGTAGGTATTTTAAATGAAGACATAATATGGTCTGCTATATATTTTATATTATGAATTTTACACCATAAAATCCTACTTAAGTTTACTTTTTTGATATCTGAAATAAAATTACTTCGGAATATTAGCGCTGCTTTAAAAGTTTAGTAGACGGATTGAATGAACTGAATATCTTCGTCCACTTATTCAGCGCATAGAGCACGTAAGGCAGCAGGCACGTATTGATCAAATCGCGGAGGCTTGCGACCAGCTGTTCGTGGCTTAAGCCAGCCATGCCTGATGCTTCAATCGTATTTCGATTATCTAAATACTCGCCCAATAAGGCAATGCCCGTCACGACGACTAAAGCCATGAATGATCTGATGCTTTGCTTTTTAATGATAGGACGCAGCACAAGCAAACACAAAAGATAGATGCCGACGCCGACATAGATATGTAAGGCGTCTTTGGCAAGGCCAGATACTTCAATAACATTGATTTTAAAAGCGGTAAAATCCACTAGAGTATTCCAAATATAAGCAAGTAGAAAACGACTGAGAGTATCACTAAACCATGATGGCTAAACTATAATAGCTAAAGAGTGGTAGCTACAAAGTGATGGCTGAGCATAAAAAAGGCAGATTATATAATGGATAATCTACCTTCTACTAAATTAAATATTCACTTCACGTTTATCGCCTACTTACACATTCCACTCGACGAAATTTTTCAACAACTGCAAGCCAGCAGTATGACTTTTTTCTGGGTGAAACTGGGTGGCAAATAAATTATCTTGGATGACACTGGCACAAAACGGTTGACCATAGTCACATATCGTTGCCACTTGTGAGCTGTTAGTAGGCTCGCAATAATAGCTATGCACAAAGTAAAAATGCGCATTGTCCTCAATACCATGCCACAATGGGTGGTCAAAATCCATACCGCTAATGGTATTCCAACCCATATGCGGTACTTTGATGGTAGCGCCCTGCTGATCCTTCCACGTCGGGTCAAATGCTTCTACAGTGCCGTTTAAGATACCCAAGCAGTCTGTACCACCATTTTCAGCGGACTGCTCAAACAATGCCTGCATGCCCACACAAATAGCCATAACAGGCTTATTAAACACCGCATGGCGTATGACGTTATCAATCCCTGCTTCATGCATGCCAGCGATACA
Proteins encoded in this region:
- the hisH gene encoding imidazole glycerol phosphate synthase subunit HisH, whose amino-acid sequence is MAKVTKVALLDYGMGNLHSASKALSVVGAEVSITNDPKVVAAADKIVFPGVGAMRDCIAGMHEAGIDNVIRHAVFNKPVMAICVGMQALFEQSAENGGTDCLGILNGTVEAFDPTWKDQQGATIKVPHMGWNTISGMDFDHPLWHGIEDNAHFYFVHSYYCEPTNSSQVATICDYGQPFCASVIQDNLFATQFHPEKSHTAGLQLLKNFVEWNV